From a region of the Mycobacterium sp. SMC-8 genome:
- a CDS encoding enoyl-CoA hydratase/isomerase family protein, translated as MADWNRVSTRPMDDILAELGRANTLTIAEPRPGIAVMSVNRPERGNSQTVEMFGEIAWYAQVLRNAPLQALIITGAGGATFCTGFDLREVEVIATMTIPEFNELVDTASAGTSGLRSLPYPVIAAISGPVAGGGLSLALSADIRLVTPAANFNAGFVKVGLSIGELGASWHLSRVIGPARAAEISFTGRMVKADEAVRIGLVNRIVPVEGEEIVTAALELAEIIAINGAEGIRATKNTLIRSAEIDSFLAALELENRSTAVCNTTL; from the coding sequence ATGGCCGACTGGAACCGGGTCTCTACCCGGCCGATGGACGACATCCTGGCCGAGCTCGGCCGGGCCAACACCCTGACGATCGCCGAACCGCGCCCCGGTATCGCGGTGATGTCGGTCAACCGCCCCGAGCGCGGCAATTCCCAAACCGTGGAGATGTTCGGCGAGATCGCCTGGTACGCCCAGGTTCTGCGCAACGCGCCGCTGCAGGCACTGATCATCACCGGGGCGGGCGGCGCGACGTTCTGCACCGGATTCGACCTCCGGGAAGTCGAAGTCATCGCAACGATGACCATCCCCGAGTTCAACGAACTCGTCGACACCGCCTCGGCGGGTACCTCGGGTCTGCGGTCGCTGCCCTACCCGGTGATCGCCGCGATCAGCGGACCGGTGGCCGGCGGCGGGCTGTCGCTGGCGCTGTCGGCCGACATCCGCCTGGTGACACCCGCGGCGAACTTCAACGCCGGTTTCGTCAAGGTGGGCCTGTCCATCGGCGAGCTCGGCGCCTCCTGGCACCTGTCCCGGGTGATCGGACCGGCCCGGGCCGCCGAGATCTCGTTCACCGGACGTATGGTCAAAGCCGACGAGGCGGTGCGGATCGGACTGGTCAACAGGATCGTCCCGGTCGAGGGCGAGGAGATCGTCACGGCTGCGCTCGAGCTGGCCGAGATCATCGCCATCAACGGCGCCGAAGGCATCCGCGCGACGAAGAACACGTTGATCCGCAGCGCGGAGATCGACTCGTTCCTCGCCGCGCTGGAACTGGAGAACCGCAGCACCGCGGTCTGCAACACCACACTCTGA
- a CDS encoding cytochrome P450, with protein sequence MTTAQDTKEAVLPNEIARRIVLPEGHADLKALHEAYSWMRANMPVGLAEVEGYDDLWLVSKYEDIQEVEGQPEIFTAGGGDEPGSHNPILANQAGDAFTKQFLGGSLRLMDALPYLDPPEHTIVKNIAFDYFKPTNLKKLEGKIRGLADESIDKLKRLSDGGEQIDLVDDWALGFPLHVVMTLFGVPPEDEPRMMALTQEFFGTADPEHQRDDVEPLSPEAMAQQFAATVQDFYKYFDVLIEDRRNNPRDDISTLIAQAKGPDGQYWPTPYAYGWFMSICTAGHDTTSATLAGTLQQLALNPSELAKVKADPSRVPDLIAEGLRYVAPVKHFMRRALQDYDLGGRHIKKGDRIMPLFQSACRDEDLFTNPDKFDISRKPNNHLAFGFGAHTCVGQHLAKLELRVMFEQLLPRLEAIEVLGPGSVTHTNFVGGLKHLPAKVTVS encoded by the coding sequence GTGACCACCGCCCAAGACACCAAGGAAGCCGTCCTGCCGAATGAGATCGCTCGCCGGATCGTGCTTCCGGAGGGCCATGCCGACCTCAAGGCCCTGCATGAGGCCTACAGCTGGATGCGCGCCAACATGCCGGTCGGGCTGGCCGAGGTCGAGGGATACGACGACCTGTGGCTGGTCAGCAAGTACGAGGACATTCAGGAGGTCGAAGGCCAACCGGAGATCTTCACCGCCGGTGGCGGGGACGAGCCCGGGAGCCACAACCCGATCCTGGCCAACCAGGCCGGCGACGCGTTCACCAAGCAGTTTCTGGGCGGCTCCCTGCGCCTGATGGACGCCCTGCCCTACCTGGATCCGCCGGAACACACCATCGTCAAGAACATCGCCTTCGACTACTTCAAGCCCACCAATCTCAAGAAGCTCGAGGGCAAGATCCGCGGCTTGGCCGACGAGTCGATCGACAAGCTCAAGAGGCTTTCCGACGGCGGCGAGCAGATCGACCTGGTCGACGACTGGGCTCTGGGCTTTCCGCTGCACGTGGTGATGACCCTGTTCGGAGTTCCCCCCGAGGACGAGCCACGGATGATGGCGCTCACCCAGGAGTTCTTCGGCACCGCCGATCCTGAGCACCAGCGCGACGACGTCGAACCGCTGTCGCCTGAGGCGATGGCGCAGCAGTTCGCGGCCACCGTGCAGGATTTCTACAAGTACTTCGACGTCCTGATCGAGGACCGCCGCAACAACCCGCGTGACGACATCTCCACTCTCATCGCTCAGGCGAAGGGGCCGGACGGCCAGTACTGGCCGACCCCCTACGCCTACGGATGGTTCATGTCGATCTGCACCGCCGGCCACGACACCACCTCGGCCACCCTGGCCGGCACTCTGCAACAGTTGGCGCTGAACCCCTCCGAACTGGCCAAGGTCAAGGCCGACCCGAGCCGGGTACCGGACCTGATCGCCGAGGGCCTGCGCTATGTCGCCCCGGTCAAACACTTCATGCGGCGCGCACTGCAGGATTACGACCTGGGCGGCAGGCACATCAAGAAGGGCGACCGCATCATGCCGCTCTTCCAGTCGGCCTGCCGCGACGAGGACCTGTTCACCAACCCCGACAAGTTCGACATCAGCCGCAAACCGAACAATCACCTGGCCTTCGGGTTCGGCGCGCACACCTGCGTGGGACAGCACCTGGCCAAGCTGGAGTTGCGGGTGATGTTCGAGCAATTGCTGCCGCGACTGGAGGCGATCGAGGTCCTCGGCCCGGGAAGCGTGACGCACACCAACTTCGTGGGCGGCCTCAAGCACCTGCCCGCGAAGGTGACCGTCTCCTAG
- a CDS encoding SDR family NAD(P)-dependent oxidoreductase, producing MSNRVAFVTGGAQGIGGGISEALGAQGFRVAVADLNLDAAKQTAQRIIDTGGEAIAVAVDVTDIESVRDAVTMTVEQLGDIEVVVNNAGWDDFMPFLKTTEDFWDKILDINFKGALRVCHTVVPAMVERGFGRVINIGSDAGRVGSSLEAVYSGAKGGIIAFTKTLAREVATKGVTVNTVCPGPTDTPALRKFADNSGEDADKVIGGMARSVPMKRLGSPADVAVAVAFFASDAAEYITGQTLSVSGGLTMA from the coding sequence ATGTCCAATCGAGTCGCATTCGTCACCGGCGGAGCCCAGGGCATCGGCGGAGGAATCTCTGAAGCCCTTGGCGCCCAAGGCTTCCGGGTGGCAGTCGCCGACCTCAATCTCGACGCTGCCAAGCAGACCGCCCAGCGCATCATCGACACCGGCGGCGAGGCGATCGCGGTGGCCGTCGACGTCACCGACATCGAGTCGGTCCGCGATGCCGTCACGATGACGGTTGAACAACTCGGCGACATCGAGGTGGTGGTCAACAACGCCGGCTGGGACGACTTCATGCCGTTTCTGAAAACCACCGAGGATTTCTGGGACAAGATCCTCGACATCAACTTCAAAGGCGCGCTGCGGGTTTGCCACACCGTGGTGCCCGCGATGGTGGAGCGGGGCTTCGGGCGCGTGATCAACATCGGCTCGGACGCCGGGCGCGTCGGCTCGTCGCTGGAGGCGGTCTACTCCGGCGCCAAGGGCGGCATCATCGCGTTCACCAAGACGCTGGCCCGTGAGGTCGCCACCAAGGGCGTCACCGTCAACACCGTCTGCCCCGGCCCCACCGACACGCCGGCGCTGCGCAAGTTCGCCGACAACTCCGGCGAGGACGCCGACAAGGTGATCGGCGGGATGGCCCGGTCGGTGCCGATGAAACGGCTCGGCAGCCCTGCCGACGTCGCCGTCGCCGTAGCGTTCTTCGCCTCCGACGCCGCCGAGTACATCACCGGCCAGACCCTTTCGGTCAGCGGCGGATTGACGATGGCGTGA
- a CDS encoding Rieske 2Fe-2S domain-containing protein — protein MSADRPDNYPRNCWFVAATSSEVVTAPLGRRLLGEDVVLWRSAGGRLIAFENRCAHRAFPLSHSVIDGEHLICGYHGCTYDSDGACTHIPSQERVPSGMRVRTFPILEDPPFVWIWMGSPGAAALSSPPHVPWIREPGWTSFYSAWDVAANYLMVHEHYLDFSYATILHGADIPEAIRSMPAFSEVEVSETTVSYTRVLPPARPTDWEADAGGLDRTVEYRRQEMGTFASPALHLHQWDLETPAAEVLTTTRLHALTPESETSTHVFMAGSRNYAPGSAVVTEVLRSFLDGVAGRDVAVLEAVSAHSGYQRWQTGVEFQADVAALHARRIVGVMLSNEAGPARIRGRRAGRD, from the coding sequence GTGAGCGCCGACCGCCCCGACAACTACCCGAGGAATTGCTGGTTCGTCGCCGCCACGAGCTCCGAGGTGGTGACGGCCCCGCTCGGGCGACGCCTGCTCGGCGAGGACGTCGTCCTGTGGCGGAGCGCCGGCGGCCGGCTGATCGCCTTCGAGAACCGCTGCGCCCACCGCGCATTCCCGTTGTCGCACAGCGTGATCGACGGGGAGCACCTAATCTGCGGATACCACGGCTGCACCTACGATTCGGACGGCGCCTGCACACACATCCCCTCCCAGGAACGGGTGCCCAGCGGCATGCGGGTGCGGACGTTCCCAATTCTGGAGGATCCGCCGTTCGTCTGGATCTGGATGGGATCGCCGGGAGCGGCCGCGCTCAGTTCCCCGCCGCACGTGCCGTGGATCCGCGAGCCGGGCTGGACCAGCTTCTACAGCGCCTGGGACGTGGCGGCGAACTACCTGATGGTGCACGAGCACTACCTGGACTTCAGCTACGCGACGATCCTGCACGGCGCCGACATCCCGGAGGCGATCCGCAGTATGCCGGCCTTCAGCGAGGTCGAGGTCTCCGAGACCACGGTGTCCTACACCAGAGTGCTGCCGCCGGCCCGGCCGACCGACTGGGAGGCCGACGCCGGCGGCCTCGACCGCACGGTGGAGTACCGGCGGCAGGAAATGGGCACCTTCGCGTCACCGGCGTTGCATCTTCATCAGTGGGATCTGGAAACCCCGGCCGCCGAAGTGCTGACCACCACGCGGCTGCACGCCCTCACCCCGGAGAGCGAGACCTCCACCCACGTGTTCATGGCGGGCTCACGCAATTACGCCCCGGGCTCGGCGGTCGTCACCGAGGTGCTGCGATCGTTCCTCGACGGCGTCGCCGGGCGGGACGTGGCGGTACTGGAGGCGGTCTCGGCGCATTCGGGTTATCAGCGCTGGCAGACCGGGGTGGAGTTCCAGGCCGACGTCGCGGCCCTGCACGCCCGCCGGATCGTCGGGGTGATGCTGTCCAACGAGGCGGGACCGGCCCGCATACGCGGTCGGCGCGCCGGCAGAGACTGA
- a CDS encoding enoyl-CoA hydratase/isomerase family protein, which produces MDCGDYDTLITSEPAPGVCLITLNRPDRLNAMTVTMFDELERVARCATDDADVRVVILTGAGAGFCAGYDLDDAEKLPDLSPMGMFDQQSRAARALAAIRAIPVPVIAAVNGAAAGGGFSLSLMADIRLGSPRAKFNGAFVKIGLSAGDLGVSWLLPRLIGPARAAEMCFSGRIVEAEEAERLGLLNAVTGPDDLMDRALAMAAQICANSPGGIKLSKLALQSNLEIGSFAAALELESRGQALLTRCSDMPEALTAFREKRAPNFTGR; this is translated from the coding sequence ATGGATTGCGGCGACTACGACACCCTCATCACCTCTGAGCCGGCCCCGGGCGTGTGTCTGATCACCCTGAACCGCCCGGACCGGCTCAACGCCATGACGGTGACGATGTTCGACGAGCTGGAACGCGTCGCGCGGTGCGCCACCGACGATGCGGACGTGCGGGTGGTGATCCTCACCGGCGCTGGGGCGGGATTCTGCGCCGGATACGACCTTGATGACGCCGAGAAGCTTCCGGATCTGTCCCCGATGGGCATGTTCGATCAGCAGAGCCGCGCCGCCCGTGCGCTCGCCGCGATCCGGGCGATCCCGGTGCCGGTGATCGCCGCGGTCAACGGTGCGGCGGCCGGCGGAGGCTTCTCACTGAGCCTGATGGCCGACATCCGCCTCGGCTCTCCCAGGGCGAAGTTCAACGGCGCATTCGTCAAGATCGGCCTGTCCGCCGGGGATCTGGGCGTGTCGTGGTTGCTGCCACGGCTGATCGGCCCCGCCCGCGCCGCCGAGATGTGTTTCAGCGGGCGGATCGTCGAAGCCGAGGAGGCCGAACGGCTGGGGTTGCTCAACGCTGTCACCGGTCCCGACGACCTGATGGACCGCGCCCTGGCGATGGCCGCCCAGATCTGCGCCAACTCCCCCGGCGGAATCAAGCTGTCCAAGCTGGCGTTGCAGTCCAATCTGGAGATCGGTTCGTTCGCGGCGGCCCTGGAACTGGAGAGCCGCGGGCAGGCGCTGCTGACCCGGTGTTCCGACATGCCCGAGGCGCTGACCGCCTTCCGGGAGAAGCGCGCACCCAACTTCACGGGGCGATGA
- a CDS encoding hydroxymethylglutaryl-CoA lyase, producing MSPQLPASARIREVGPRDGFQNEPEVISTADKIRLINRLGQTGLDRIEVASFVRPDVIPQLSDAVEVLNGIDVPEYVSLTVLVPNSRGLDNALKVRERFHEVALFVSASETHNKRNVNRHIDESMADNDILVKRIDAEDLKPTAVIATAFGCPFEGRVPMERTLELAEQFAAAGCREIGFGDTTGMAHPAYVFDIFSAAIERLPGVEITAHFHNTRGQGLANAYAALQAGCTSFESSFGELGGCPVPAGSTGNIATEDLINMFHEMGVQTGVNLPAVIDAARAAQTVLGRKLTSHCIVAGPVDWHPGPGASGCH from the coding sequence ATGAGCCCCCAACTTCCGGCCAGCGCCCGCATCCGGGAAGTCGGCCCGCGCGACGGCTTCCAGAACGAACCCGAGGTAATCAGCACCGCCGACAAGATCAGGCTGATCAACCGGCTCGGGCAGACCGGCCTGGACCGCATCGAGGTGGCCAGCTTCGTTCGCCCCGACGTGATCCCGCAGTTGTCCGACGCCGTCGAAGTCCTCAACGGCATCGACGTGCCCGAGTATGTGTCGCTGACCGTGCTGGTGCCCAACAGCCGCGGCCTGGACAACGCGCTGAAGGTCCGTGAGCGCTTCCACGAGGTCGCGCTGTTCGTCAGCGCCTCGGAGACCCACAACAAGCGCAACGTCAACCGCCACATCGACGAGTCGATGGCCGACAACGACATCCTGGTCAAGCGCATCGACGCCGAGGACCTCAAGCCCACGGCTGTCATCGCCACCGCGTTCGGCTGCCCGTTCGAGGGCAGGGTTCCGATGGAGCGCACCCTGGAACTGGCCGAGCAGTTCGCCGCAGCCGGGTGCCGAGAGATCGGTTTCGGCGACACCACCGGAATGGCCCATCCCGCCTACGTTTTCGACATCTTCTCCGCGGCCATCGAGCGGTTGCCCGGTGTCGAGATCACCGCGCATTTCCACAACACCCGTGGCCAGGGCCTGGCCAACGCCTACGCGGCGTTGCAGGCCGGATGCACCAGTTTCGAATCCAGCTTCGGCGAACTGGGCGGATGCCCGGTCCCGGCCGGTTCCACCGGCAACATCGCCACCGAGGACCTGATCAACATGTTCCACGAGATGGGCGTGCAGACCGGGGTCAACCTGCCCGCCGTCATCGACGCCGCCCGCGCCGCCCAGACGGTGCTGGGACGAAAGCTGACCAGCCACTGCATCGTCGCCGGACCGGTGGACTGGCACCCCGGCCCCGGCGCCTCCGGCTGTCACTGA
- a CDS encoding enoyl-CoA hydratase/isomerase family protein produces MSSENTAVTWSQDGPILHIVLNRPPANALGPVITEGLHAALDFADASAPKVLLVSSGLPGFFAAGADIKHMTNIDAASFKAYGDTLRSGLARLAAHPALSVAAIDGLALGGGLELAMACTMRVAGAQSKLGLPEVKLGLIPGAGGTQRLPRLVGRGAALDIMLTGRQLTADEALRIGLIDRIAEAGDAVAAARQLADELCGASAPAQRAVTRTVDAAFDMSIDDGLRYEVDQIQALFEDGEAAEGLRAFVEKRRPNFT; encoded by the coding sequence ATGAGTAGCGAGAACACGGCCGTCACGTGGTCGCAGGACGGGCCGATTCTGCACATCGTGCTCAACCGGCCGCCGGCCAACGCGCTCGGACCGGTGATCACCGAGGGGCTGCACGCAGCGCTGGATTTCGCCGACGCATCGGCTCCGAAGGTGCTACTGGTGTCCTCCGGTCTGCCGGGGTTTTTCGCCGCCGGCGCTGATATCAAGCACATGACCAACATCGACGCCGCGTCGTTCAAGGCCTACGGCGACACGCTGCGGTCCGGGTTGGCCCGGCTGGCCGCACACCCCGCGCTATCCGTCGCGGCCATCGACGGACTCGCGCTCGGGGGTGGCCTCGAACTCGCCATGGCCTGCACCATGCGGGTTGCCGGAGCACAGTCCAAGCTCGGACTGCCCGAGGTGAAGCTCGGACTGATCCCCGGCGCCGGCGGCACCCAGCGGCTGCCCAGGCTGGTGGGCCGCGGCGCGGCACTGGACATCATGCTGACCGGGCGGCAACTGACTGCAGATGAGGCGCTGCGAATCGGACTGATCGACCGGATCGCCGAGGCGGGCGACGCCGTGGCCGCAGCCCGGCAACTGGCCGACGAACTGTGCGGCGCTTCGGCGCCCGCGCAGCGGGCCGTCACCCGCACCGTGGACGCGGCCTTCGATATGTCGATCGACGATGGGCTGCGCTACGAGGTCGATCAGATTCAGGCACTGTTCGAGGACGGTGAGGCCGCCGAAGGGCTGCGGGCGTTCGTCGAGAAGCGCCGACCGAACTTCACCTGA
- a CDS encoding PDR/VanB family oxidoreductase, translating to MPTAGVHEFTADLTVRRRDTPAEGVVVLDLGYPDDRTGCPELPRWQPGAHIDLILSDDLVRQYSLCGDPRDPTVWRIGVLLDPASRGGSQFVHEHLHEGATVTVRGPRNQFPLVSSAKYRFIAGGIGITPILTMLEAAELSGAESTLIYGGRNRKSMAFADDLLGRHPDKVTVWPQDERGLLDLDSLLGEPADDTLIYCCGPEALLTAVEERCSIWPSGSLHVERFAAKAPTAEQLATALEHFEVVCQRSGVTIEVGPDDSVLELVEAAGVPITTSCYEGICGSCRARVLDGAPDHRDSVLKAAEKEAGDMILCVSRSCTPRLVLDL from the coding sequence ATGCCCACCGCCGGCGTCCACGAGTTCACCGCGGATCTGACCGTCCGGCGCCGCGACACCCCCGCCGAGGGTGTTGTGGTGCTGGACCTCGGCTACCCCGACGACCGCACCGGCTGCCCGGAATTGCCACGGTGGCAGCCGGGCGCCCACATCGACCTGATCCTCAGCGACGACCTGGTGCGGCAGTACTCGCTGTGCGGCGATCCCCGTGACCCGACGGTGTGGCGGATCGGCGTGCTGCTCGACCCGGCGAGCCGCGGAGGATCCCAGTTCGTGCACGAGCACTTGCACGAAGGCGCCACCGTCACCGTCCGGGGGCCGCGCAACCAGTTTCCGCTGGTGAGCTCAGCCAAGTACCGCTTCATCGCCGGGGGCATCGGTATCACCCCCATCCTGACGATGCTCGAGGCCGCGGAGTTGTCCGGTGCGGAGTCGACCCTGATCTACGGCGGGCGAAACCGGAAATCGATGGCGTTCGCCGACGATCTCCTCGGCCGCCATCCCGACAAGGTCACCGTGTGGCCGCAGGACGAACGTGGACTGCTCGACCTCGATTCGCTGCTCGGCGAACCCGCCGACGACACCCTGATCTACTGCTGCGGTCCCGAGGCGCTGCTCACCGCCGTCGAGGAACGGTGTTCCATCTGGCCCTCCGGAAGCCTGCACGTCGAGAGGTTTGCGGCCAAGGCACCCACCGCCGAACAGCTCGCGACCGCGCTCGAGCATTTCGAAGTGGTGTGTCAGCGTTCCGGAGTCACCATTGAGGTGGGCCCGGACGACTCCGTTCTTGAATTGGTCGAAGCCGCCGGAGTCCCCATCACCACCAGCTGCTACGAGGGCATCTGCGGAAGCTGCCGGGCGCGGGTGCTCGACGGTGCACCGGATCACCGGGATTCGGTCCTCAAAGCCGCGGAGAAGGAGGCCGGCGACATGATCCTCTGCGTGTCCCGATCCTGCACGCCGAGGCTGGTGCTGGACCTGTGA
- a CDS encoding SDR family NAD(P)-dependent oxidoreductase, with protein sequence MTTGNELPPPKALTECGALIVGGTAGIGLATARALAAAGVPRIVIVGRTVARGEAAAASLRELGTEAHFLAGSPLDPAEAVHIAAEAERLLGAIDIMMCSTAADGIAPELFKDTPAGEISRILTEMATPAMHMASAVLPGMRSRRGGVIVNVASDAAKTPTPGEAMIGAAKAAIVMFTRTIAIEEKRHGIRANALTPSLVHGTASTQRITTGEGFSAKLFASAAKQAALGVPDADDVAALAVFVCSPEAGKLTGQAISVNGGISAA encoded by the coding sequence GTGACGACCGGGAACGAGCTCCCCCCGCCCAAAGCCCTCACCGAGTGTGGTGCCCTGATCGTCGGCGGGACGGCCGGCATCGGCCTCGCCACCGCCCGGGCGCTGGCCGCTGCCGGGGTCCCCCGGATCGTCATCGTCGGCCGCACCGTCGCGCGTGGCGAAGCCGCCGCCGCCTCGCTGCGCGAACTCGGCACCGAGGCGCATTTCCTGGCTGGCAGCCCGCTTGATCCGGCAGAGGCGGTTCACATCGCCGCCGAGGCCGAGCGGCTGCTGGGCGCCATCGACATCATGATGTGCAGCACCGCCGCCGATGGCATCGCACCGGAGCTTTTCAAAGACACCCCGGCCGGCGAGATCAGCCGGATCCTCACCGAGATGGCCACCCCGGCCATGCATATGGCCAGCGCGGTCCTGCCCGGGATGCGCAGCCGCAGAGGCGGGGTCATCGTCAACGTGGCCTCCGACGCCGCCAAGACCCCCACCCCCGGAGAGGCGATGATCGGCGCGGCGAAAGCCGCGATCGTGATGTTCACCCGCACCATCGCGATCGAGGAGAAGCGGCACGGCATCCGGGCGAACGCCTTGACACCTTCGCTGGTGCACGGCACCGCGTCCACCCAGCGCATCACCACAGGCGAGGGTTTCAGCGCCAAACTGTTCGCCAGTGCCGCCAAGCAGGCCGCCCTCGGCGTACCCGATGCCGACGACGTGGCCGCGCTGGCGGTGTTCGTCTGTAGCCCCGAGGCCGGGAAACTGACCGGCCAGGCGATCAGCGTCAACGGCGGAATCTCGGCGGCCTGA
- a CDS encoding acetyl-CoA hydrolase/transferase family protein yields MIYFTEFLAPGDGVWWGQAAAEPRPLVDALLAQSAQIGPIRAFTGLSWNLRLADDLPAEVFLQSYGGLGELRHLSRSGRLAIIPCHYSALPRLFAEHRLPGDVGLVQVSPPDADGRCSLGIGAEYVADAITHTPVLIAEINTAMPATTGTETIPLDRFAATITTDRPLPEDPSRAPDPVDHRIAGHIATLVDDGDTVQLGVGSTGAAVLEALAGHQDLGFHTGMVTDGLMRLVDKGVATGRRKEIDPGVVVAGTALGSAELYRRVPELPTRFMPISYTHAPGVLSRLASLVSINFAVEVDLYGQVGAEVSGGVYVGAVGGQSDFTRAAALTGRRSIIALRSTFRDRSTIKAHLDGGVVTTARADVDVVVTEHGIAHLRGCTIEERARRLVSVAAPEFRDELDKEISQL; encoded by the coding sequence TTGATCTACTTCACCGAGTTCCTGGCGCCCGGCGACGGGGTGTGGTGGGGCCAGGCAGCCGCCGAGCCTCGCCCCCTGGTGGATGCTCTGCTCGCTCAGAGCGCGCAGATCGGACCGATCCGGGCCTTCACCGGGCTGTCCTGGAACCTCCGACTCGCCGACGATCTGCCTGCCGAGGTCTTCCTGCAGTCCTACGGCGGCCTCGGCGAGTTGCGGCACCTCAGTCGCAGCGGGCGCCTCGCGATCATCCCCTGCCACTACTCGGCGCTGCCACGGCTGTTCGCCGAGCACCGACTACCCGGCGATGTGGGCCTGGTGCAGGTGTCCCCGCCCGACGCCGACGGCCGCTGCTCGCTGGGCATCGGAGCCGAGTACGTCGCCGACGCCATCACCCACACCCCGGTGCTGATCGCCGAGATCAACACTGCGATGCCGGCCACGACCGGCACCGAGACGATTCCGCTGGACCGGTTCGCCGCAACCATCACCACCGACCGCCCGCTGCCCGAAGATCCCTCCCGCGCACCGGATCCGGTGGACCACCGGATCGCCGGTCACATCGCCACGCTGGTCGACGACGGCGACACCGTGCAACTGGGAGTCGGATCCACGGGCGCCGCCGTCCTCGAGGCGCTGGCCGGACATCAGGACCTGGGTTTCCACACCGGCATGGTCACCGACGGGCTCATGCGTCTGGTGGACAAGGGAGTGGCCACGGGCCGGCGCAAAGAGATCGACCCCGGCGTCGTGGTCGCCGGCACCGCGTTGGGTTCCGCGGAGCTCTACCGCCGCGTTCCCGAGCTCCCCACCAGGTTCATGCCGATCAGCTACACCCATGCCCCGGGGGTTCTGTCCCGGCTGGCGTCGCTGGTGTCGATCAACTTCGCCGTCGAGGTCGACCTCTACGGGCAAGTCGGGGCGGAGGTCAGCGGCGGCGTCTACGTCGGCGCGGTCGGCGGCCAGTCCGACTTCACCCGGGCCGCCGCACTCACCGGAAGACGGTCGATCATCGCGCTGCGCTCGACCTTCCGCGACCGTTCCACCATCAAGGCTCACCTCGATGGCGGCGTGGTCACCACCGCCCGCGCCGACGTCGACGTCGTGGTCACCGAGCACGGCATCGCCCACCTGCGCGGGTGCACCATCGAGGAGCGTGCGCGCCGCCTCGTCAGCGTCGCCGCCCCCGAATTCCGAGACGAACTGGACAAGGAGATCAGCCAGCTATGA